The following nucleotide sequence is from Flavobacterium sp. N1736.
ACTGCGCTTGTTTTAAATCTTCAAGTAATCCCGTGTATACTTCTTTTTGAGTATTATATGCCGGAGTTACTTTTTGACCTGCTTCTTTATAAGGAATACTTCCGTAAGCGTCTGTCAACAATAAAAATGTCCAAGAACGCAATGTAAGTGCAATTCCTTTATAATTTGAATTTGCCTGTTCAGCAGGGAAATTCAGAATCGTGTTCAAATCTGTAATTAAAGTTGCATATCCTTTATCCCACAAAGTAGTAAACGAAGTGTTCGACACATCGTATCTGTCCGGCTCTGTATATTGGATTTTAGCCCAATGCTGAGCAAATAATAAAGACGAGTCAAAGTTACTTGTTGACCCCCAGTATAAATCAGCGCCTTGTTTTAAGGATCCTGTTAACAGGTAAGGTGCCAACGGTGTTTCGGTTGCATTTGGATTTTTATTAATATCATCCAGGGCATCACTGCAAGATGTCAGTGACAATGCAAATAGAGTTATATAGGCTATTTTTTTTAGCATGATTCCGTGTTTTTAAAATTTAAGATTAACATTAAGACTGAAATTTCTGGTCGTTGGCAAAGCTAAACTCTCCAATCCCTGTGCATTTCCTGTAGTGAAAGCTGTTTCAGGATCAATATTAGGCGCATCTTTATAGATAAACAATAGATTACGACCAACGGCAGTAATACTTGCACCGTCTAATCCAAGTTTTCTAACAAATGCTTTATTAAAATTGTACGCCAGTTTTACTTCTCTAAGTTTTACAAAAGTTGAACTGTAAATATAAGCTTCGCTAATATTGTACGATGCTTTGTAATATTCCTGCGCACTAAGCACTGAAGTATTTGGAGTTCCATCAGCATATACACCGTTAAAAATCATTCCATCATCATAAACCACTGCTCCGCCCGGAACATTACCGCCAGAAACCAACGTTTTTGTAGTTCCGTTTACATAGTAATTTAATCCGCCATTTGCAGCATCACGCCCCGGAAGTGTTTGCTCTAATACTCCGGTATAAATACCAGTTCTGTTCGTTCCTGAAAAAAGTTCTCCGCCTACACTGGCATCAATAAGAAATGAGAATTCAAGATTTTTGTACGTCAATGTATTAGTAACACCTGCTAAATAATCAGGAGTATAATGTCCTAAAACCTTCTTCGTTGGGTCAGCTTTTGGCAAACCGTTAGCGCCTACAACAATGTTTCCATTGGCATCACGCAAATACGCAGTACCGTAAAGAGCTCCGTAAGCTTGTCCTACAGATGCTAAAACATCAACACCTCCAGAAGTACCAATCGTGTAGTTTTGAATCTGTTTGTCATAATCAAGAATCTCAACCTTACTTATATTCTTAGAATAATTTACACCAATATTCCATTTAAAATCCTCCGTTTGAACAGGAGTTCCGTCGAATTGAACTTCAATACCACGATTGTTTATTTTACCTGCGTTGATTAATTGGGTATTATAACCGCTTGAAGTTGTTGTTTTTATTTCTAAAATCTGATCAAAACTATTCGTGTTATAATAAGCTACATCAAAATGCAATCTGTTTTTCCAGAAAGAAGCCTCAAGACCAAGTTCTGTAGAACGTGTTGTTTCCGGTTTCAGGTTCTCATTAAGTTTTCTTTGAGAAGAAGTTTGAATCGGATTTCCGTCAAAAGCTGTTTGAAAATTATAAACCGTAGACAATTGATAAGGATCTGCATCGTTACCAACTTCTGACCATCCGCCACGTACTTTTAAGAAATCAAGCGTATTGCTTTTCAAATTTAAAGCTTCAGACAAAACTAAACTACCATTAACAGATGGATAAAAATAAGATCTGTTGCTGCTTGGCAATGTCGATGACCAGTCATTACGAGCCGTAAGGTTTAAATAAGCATAGTTTTTATACCCAAATTGTGCCGAAGCATAAGCGCTGTAAACTCTCAATCTTGATAATGTGTTTGATGACGTTAACGGATCTCTCGAATTTGTTAATGTATACAAATCAGGCACAGCCAAACGCGGTGCTTTTTGATAATTGTTTGCATCGCTGTGGTTACGAATATTGAATCCCGCAAGAGCATCTACAGTAAAATCATCGTTCAGTTTTTTAGTATATGTAAAAATACCTTCTGTATTTTGTTCGTTTACAGTATAAGCATCTTCTGCATACGACCCAAAAGGCGTTCCGTTTGTACCATATTTAATCGTGTATTTTCTTCTGTCGTTATAATAATCAACTCCTGTACGGAATTTAAAATTAAGACCTTCAGCAAGTTTTGCATCCAAATGAATATCACCAATTATACGATTACGCTGCTGGCTTGTCGTGTTATAATACGCATTCCAATACGGATTGCTGTAATAACTGTTATTCCAGTTAATATTTCTGTTATTTTTAAGATCATTAACATCAACCTGACGTCCGAACCAAAGAAACTGCAGCATAACACCTGCAGCACGTCCACCATTAGGACCACCCGGAAGCGCCGGAGCATTCGTAACTATATAGTTGGCATTTACACCTACTTTAATACCTTTTGTTATTTGATAATTGGTGTTAACCGTAAAGTTTGTTTTGTTCACTTCACTATTAGGCACAACTCCTGTTTGTTTTTGATTGTTTACACCAAGTCTGAAATCTGATTTTTCATCTGATTTCGCTACCGAAATACTATTATCATATGTAATACCAGTATTAAAGAAATCCTTTACGTTATCAGGATGAGCCACAAAAGGCACCGCTACCCCATTTGAATTAAATTGAGGAATAAGACGTCCGTCCATTTTAGGACCCCAGCTTTCATCA
It contains:
- a CDS encoding SusC/RagA family TonB-linked outer membrane protein, encoding MKKKLNSYIWLCILLISIGVKAQETTPLIQSKLEGTVVDAVTKETIIGASINIKGTTHGVQTDFDGKFFFQTGQKLPYTLIVSYMGYKKAEVVVNTTPVVIELTQEQNALSEVVVTALGITKEKKSLGYTTQALKGRELSDTKETNFLNSMTGKLAGVRITNSQGDMGSSRIIIRGETSIGGNNQPLFVVDGVPVDNSQLSSVGGASASRDFKNAIADLNPNDIETITVLKGPNAAALYGSRAAHGVVLITTKSGKSQKGLGISFSSGITISQVATLPKYQNTFGQGSNGKFSYVDGKGGGVNDGVDESWGPKMDGRLIPQFNSNGVAVPFVAHPDNVKDFFNTGITYDNSISVAKSDEKSDFRLGVNNQKQTGVVPNSEVNKTNFTVNTNYQITKGIKVGVNANYIVTNAPALPGGPNGGRAAGVMLQFLWFGRQVDVNDLKNNRNINWNNSYYSNPYWNAYYNTTSQQRNRIIGDIHLDAKLAEGLNFKFRTGVDYYNDRRKYTIKYGTNGTPFGSYAEDAYTVNEQNTEGIFTYTKKLNDDFTVDALAGFNIRNHSDANNYQKAPRLAVPDLYTLTNSRDPLTSSNTLSRLRVYSAYASAQFGYKNYAYLNLTARNDWSSTLPSSNRSYFYPSVNGSLVLSEALNLKSNTLDFLKVRGGWSEVGNDADPYQLSTVYNFQTAFDGNPIQTSSQRKLNENLKPETTRSTELGLEASFWKNRLHFDVAYYNTNSFDQILEIKTTTSSGYNTQLINAGKINNRGIEVQFDGTPVQTEDFKWNIGVNYSKNISKVEILDYDKQIQNYTIGTSGGVDVLASVGQAYGALYGTAYLRDANGNIVVGANGLPKADPTKKVLGHYTPDYLAGVTNTLTYKNLEFSFLIDASVGGELFSGTNRTGIYTGVLEQTLPGRDAANGGLNYYVNGTTKTLVSGGNVPGGAVVYDDGMIFNGVYADGTPNTSVLSAQEYYKASYNISEAYIYSSTFVKLREVKLAYNFNKAFVRKLGLDGASITAVGRNLLFIYKDAPNIDPETAFTTGNAQGLESLALPTTRNFSLNVNLKF